From the Devosia sp. FJ2-5-3 genome, the window ACACTCGGTGAAGATCAATTTCAACGCTCCTGTTCCCGAGCGGCAGATTCTCGATCTCCTGCAGTTCATGATCCCAATCGAGGCGGCCGGAATCGACACTGTCGAGGACATCCCGGCCGGCACGGGCGCCTATGTGCTGGACAATCGCGCGGTCGGCCAGTCAATCGTTCTCAAGAAGAACCCCAATTACTGGCGCGCGGGCGAGCCGACGCTCGACACGCTCGAATTCACCATTTTCAGCGATGACGCTTCCGCCTCGGCGGCGCTGGAATCCGGGGCGGCCGACGTGGTCTACGGTGGAACGGCGCGCAGCGCAGTGCGCCTCGAAGCGGCCGGCTATCAGGTCCTGCGTGGGCCCGGCCCGCTGACACAGGTCTTCCGCATCAATGCGACCCGTGAGCCGTTCACCAATGAGAAGTTCCGCCAGGCATTCAGCTATCTGATGGATCGCGAGGGCATTCTCAAGGTTGGCTATGCAGGCCTTGGCGAGGTCGTGGCCCTTCCGTGGGCGCCGGCCAGCCCGGCGTTCGACGCCAGCTACACTGAGAAATTGGCCTTCAACATCGACCAGGCAAAGGTTCTCCTGGGAGAGAGCGGGCTGACGCCCGAGCAGCAGAGCGACTGGAAACTGCTGACCTATGGCACTGATCAGGCTGCTGTAACGATCAGCCAGATTCTGCAGAGTACGTTGAGCGAAGCCGGCATCAATATCGAACTCGATATCCGCCAGGGCTCTGAATATATCGATGCGCAGTTGGCTGGTGACTTCCAGGCCACTTTCGGTGCCGTGGGTAATATCCAGAAGTTCCCGTCCCGTGTCGCCACCAATTCGATCTATCGGGTCGTCAACAATCCGGTGCTCAAGGACCCTCATCCCTTCCCGGAATATGTGGAGGCCATCAAGCGGGTCGAGAGCACATCCGGCCCAGCAGACGCCGTGCAGGCCGCCTATGACAATCTCAACGAAGTGTTGGTGAAGGCCGCCTTCGCAATCCCAACCAATACCTACGACACCGGATTGATCGTGGCCTCCCCCAATCTCGATGGGTTCACACTCGACATGGATAACCTTTTGGTCGCGCGTACTCTCGGCTTCAAGGAATAGACATGACGCGTACCGCACGAGCTGAAGCACAACCCACCGCGGCGCCCATTCTTTCAGTCCGGGACCTGCGGGTGGACTTTGTAGGCTCTGGTCGTGCGGTGCCCGTCGTCAGAGGGATAGATTTCGACGTCTATCCGAACGAAGTGCTCTGCATCGTCGGCGAAAGCGGATCGGGCAAGAGCGTGACTTCCCTGGCGATTACAGGGCTGTTGCCGCCGACCGCCAGGGTTTCCGGCCATGTTCGAATTGGCGACACCGAAATCATCGGCGCCGACCCGCAAACGCTCAGGACCATGCGTGGACGTGATGTCGGGTTCATCTTCCAGGACCCCTCGACCACGCTCAATCCGGTGTTGCCAGTTGGCCGCCAGATCACGGAAGGGCAGATCGCTCACGGCCTCATGCCCAAGCACGAGGCCAATGACAGGGCCGTGTCCCTATTGCGCGAGGTTGATATCGCCGATCCTGAAGGCAGGGTGGGACAATATCCTCACGAGTTTTCCGGCGGCATGCGCCAGCGTGCGGTCATTGCCATGGCCATGGCGGGGCGACCCAATCTGATCATCGCCGATGAGCCGACCACCGCTCTCGACGTTACGGTGCAAGCCCAGGTTCTGTCGGTGCTGGCGCGTCGGCAGGCCGAGACGGGCGCTGCCGTCATCCTGATTACGCACGATCTTGGCGTCGTGGCAGAGGTCGCCGACCGAGTGGCGGTGATGTATGGCGGACGGATCGTCGAGACCGGTCCGGTGGGGGAGCTCTTCAGTGCCCCGCGGCACCCCTATACACGCGCCTTGCTGCGGTCCATCCCGCGGGTCGACGGTCAGTCGGCCAAGCTCGAGCCGATACCCGGCCAGCCGCCGACCCCGAGCGATCTGCCATCCGGTTGCAAGTTCCATCCGCGCTGCAGCCTCGGCAACGGGCGATCGATCTGCCAGTCAGATGATCCCGCGCTGCTCGAGGTGACCCCGACCCAACATGCGGCGTGCCATTTCGCTCGCGAAATCGGGGTGGAGCCGGCTGCGCCGACGCTTCGGGAACCGGCGATAGATGTTTCGGAGCAAGCTCCGTTGCTGGTCGTCGACAATCTGAAGGTGCACTTTCCGATCCGGAAGGGGATTTTGCGACGGGTCGTCGGGCATGTCCGAGCGGTCGATGGCGTCAGCCTTTCCGTGCGCCCCGGCGAAACCGTCAGCCTCGTCGGCGAGTCCGGTTGCGGCAAGACCACGACGGGCCGGACGATCATGGGGCTCATCAAGGCCAGTTCTGGCAAGATCGCGTTCGATGGCGAGAGTATCCGGGACCTTGGCCGTGGCGATATGCGCCGGGCCCGCCGGCAGATGCAGTATATCTTCCAGGATCCTTATTCGTCGCTCAACCCGGTTCTGCAGGTCTCCGACATCGTTGCCGAACCGCTACGCATTCACGGGCTCTATGACGAGTTTGGGGGCGAAAAGCATATTGCCGAATTGTTCGACATGGTCGGTCTGTCGCGGAGCATGATGACGCGCCTGCCATCGGAGTTTTCCGGTGGTCAGCGGCAGCGGATCGGTATTGCACGGGCGCTGTCGCTGCGGCCGCGGCTGCTCATTCTGGACGAGCCGGTCGCCGCCCTCGATGTCTCCATCCAGGCCCAGGTCATCAATCTGCTCCAGGATCTGCAACGCGAGCTAGGCCTTGCCTACCTCTTTATCGCCCACAATCTCTCGGTCGTGCGGCATATCTCCGATCGCGTCGCGGTGATGTATCTGGGCAAGATCGTCGAAGAGAGCACGCGGGACGAGCTCTATGACAGGCCAGTCCATCCCTATACCCAGAGCCTCCTTTCGGCAGCGCCAGTGCCGGATCCGGCTGTGAGGGATAGTCGGCGGCGGATCGTGCTTGAAGGCGAAATTCCCAATCCCGCCAAGCCCCCGAGTGGGTGCACCTTCCACCCGCGCTGCTTTCGGGCGACGGCCACATGCGTCACCGAGGCTCCGGCCTTTGGGCGATACGAGGCCTCGAAGACGATGGTGGCGTGCCATCACGCCGGACCCCTGGCGCGCAACGTCCCGAAAGCGGAAGAGGTGCTGAATTGACCCAAATATCAGCGTTTTTCCGGGATCTGCGCCGTCATCCCGGCCTTTTCCTCGCATTCTCGTTTCTCGCCATCCTCATCGTGCTTGCGGCGCTGGCCGATTTCCTGCCGCTCAAGCCATTTGCCCAAAATTTGGTTCGGGCGCTGGAAGCGCCTTCCGGGACGGCTCTTTTCGGCACCGACGAGTTGGGCAGGGACATCCTTTCCCGGGTCATCTATGGCGCGCGGACATCGCTGTTGACGGCCGGGGCGGCCGTTCTGATCGCGGTCGCCATCGGGGTACCGATAGGGTTGATCGCCGGGTTTTTTGGCGGCTGGCGGGATGCGGTGCTGATGCGTTTTGTTGACGTGTTGCTGGCCTTGCCGGCAATTCTGTTCGCGATGGCGATGATTGCGGTGTTCGGGCGGAGCCAGATGGCGGCCTTCATTGCGGTGGGTATCACCGGGGTTCCGAGCTTTGCCCGCATCACCCGGGCACAGGTGCTTTCGCTCAAGAAACGCGATTTTGTGACGGCGGTGGAGGCCTTTGGCGGATCCTCGACCTACAATATGTTCCGCACCATCCTGCCCAATTCGTGGAGCCCGATCCTTGTTCAGGTGGTGGTTCTCTGTTCGGTCGCGATCCTCCTCGAGGCGGCGTTGGCCTTTCTCGGGGTCGGGGTGCCGCCGCCGACGCCGAGTTGGGGCGAGATGCTTGGGACGGGGAAATCCTATCTCTATGAAGCGCCTTATTATGCGGTGCTTCCGGGGATTGTGCTGACCTTGACCATCCTCTCCTTCGATAGTCTGGGGCGGTATCTCGACAACCGACTTGGGGGGCGGTCAGCCGTTGCTGGCGGAGCGAAACTGGAGGGCAATACGCCATGATTGGCTTTGTTATCAGGCGATTAAGCCAGTTGCTGCCGGTGGTGCTGATTGCCTCTATTGGCGTTTGGGGCATGCTTTACGCGGTGCCGGGCGGTCCAATCGGGAGCCTTGTCGGAGAGAACGCGACGCCTCAGCAGATCGCGGCGGTGACGGCCCAGCTGGGACTCGATCGGCCGGTGCTGCTCCAATATTTCGATTGGCTGGTCAAGGCTTTAACTGGCAATTTCGGCATGTCGATCTTTGGCCGGGAGCCTGTTCTCGATCTCATCGGACAGCGGCTTCCAGCCACCTTACAGCTCGCCGGTGCGGCGACAATCGTGGCGCTTTCCATTGGAATTCCAGTCGCGATTTTGTCGGCTCTGCGGCCTGGATCCTGGGTTGATCGGGTGTTGAGCGGGTGGAGTGCGGTGGCGCTTGGGGTGCCGACGTTCTGGCTCGGGATTTTGATGATCCTGCTTTTTGCGGTGCAGTTGCGCTGGTTACCCTCGGCCTCGGCCTATGTGCCGATCTGGGTCGATCCGATCGGGGCGATACGGAACCTTGCCATGCCGGCGCTGACGCTGGGGATCTATGTTTCGGGCATTCTCGCGCGCTTCCTGCGGGCCTCGCTGGTGAGCGAACTCAATGCCGACTATGTGCGCACGGCGCGGTCCAAGGGCTTGCCGGAACACACAATTGTCGGCGTCCACATCATGCGGAACGCGCTTTTGCCGTTCATCACCATTGTGGGGTTGATGGTCGCCAATTTCATCGGCGGGGCGGTGGTGACCGAGGCGGTGTTCACCTATCCGGGGCTGGGGCGGCTGTTGATCCAGGCGATTTCGACGCGCGATTACCCGCTGATCCAGGGATGTATCATCGTTATCCTCGTGCTCTACATCCTGATCAACCTGGTCGTCGACGTGCTCTATGCCTATGTCGATCCTCGCATCGACTACAGTTAGTGTTAGCAGGATGTTAGCATTTCGAGGGCCCTAAGATGAGAATTGGTGGTTCCAGCCGAGGTTAGGAACAGGAACCATCGCCACCAGCAGGGATTGGATCTGTCTGACTGTCGTGCCGCGCCTTGAACGCCGCGGTTCGACTTCCCAGACATGATCCAGGAGCATGCCGATGGCGAGCCAGACTTCGCAGGACGACGCCCCCAAACTGGCGCAGCGGGACGACAAGGATGGCGCACTGGCCATCGTCGGCAGAAGCGTAACCATCAACCGGCCGCGCAGCGCGCTCTACGCCTTCTGGCGCGACTTTTCCAACCTCCCCCAATTCATGCACGCGGTCGAAAAGGTCGTGGTCAATGGCGATCGCTCGACGTGGACGATGAAGGCTCCGGCCGGGCAGCATGTGACGCTCGAAACCGAACTGGTCGACATGGTCGAAAACAAGATCCTCGGCTGGCAATCGGTCGAGGGATCAGAGATCAGGACCAGGGGCCGGGTGACGTTCGAGGATGCGCCAGCCGATCGTGGCACGGTGGTGAGCGCCGAGATCGGCTATGAGCCGCCCGGAGGCGATATCGGCCGTCTCTTTGCCAAGATTTTCCAGGCCGAGCCCAATATTCAGGCGCGACACGAACTCAAGCGCTTCAAGATGCTCATGGAGACAGGCGAGATCGCCACCGGGGCCAATCACAAAGACAATGACGGAGAACAATGATGCGCGCTCTGACCTGGCACGGCACCAATGATGTGCGCGTCGATACCCATCCCGATCCGGAAATCATCAATCCCCGGGACGCCATCATCAAGATCACCTCGACGGCGATCTGCGGCTCGGATCTGCACCTTTACGATGGGGTGATCCCCGGCCTGAAATCGGGCGACATCCTCGGCCACGAATTCATGGGGGAAGTGGTCGAGACCGGCACCAGGAGCACGCTGCAAAAGGGCCAGCGCGTCGTGGTGCCCTTCACCATTTCCTGCGGCCAGTGTTTCCATTGCCGCAAGCAGCAGTTCTCAGCCTGCGACAATGGCAATCCTGTCGAAAAACAGGACGCTTCGGAGATGCTCTATGGGCATCCGATGGGCGGTGCCTTCGGCTATACCCATCTGACCGGGGGCTATGCCGGTGGGCAGGCGGAATATGTGCGGGTGCCCTTTTCCGATGTCGGCCCGATCGTGATCCCGGACGGAATGGAAGACGACGAGGTTCTGTTCCTCTCCGACATTTTGCCCACGGGCTGGATGGCGGCGGAGAATGCGCAGATCGAGCCGGGCGATACGGTTGCGGTGTGGGGCGCAGGACCGGTTGGGCTCTTTGCCGTGCAGAGCGCCAAGCTGATGGGGGCAGAGCAGATCATCTGCATCGACCACCATCCGAACAGGTTGGCGCTGGCCCAGAAGTTCGGGGCCAAAATCATCAATTTCGAAGAAACCCATGTGCGCGAAGCGCTGATGGAAATGACCGGCGGCATTGGGCCGGATGCGGTCATCGACGCGGTGGGCATGGAAGCGCACGGCTTTTCGCCGGACAATGTGCTCGATGTCATCAAGCAGAAGATTGCCCCCGGCGCGGATCGCGGCCACGCCTTGCGGCAGGCGCTGCTGGCCTGCCGCAAGGGCGGGCGCGTGTCGGTGCCTGGCGTCTATGGCGGTATGCTCGACAAATGGCCGCTCGGGGCGATGATGGAAAAGGGTCTGCAGATCCGGAGCGGGCAGACCCATGTGCAGAAATACACCGCGGACCTGCTGGCTCGCATCCAGGAGGGGGAGATCGATACGACCTTCCTCATCAGCCACCGTCTTTCGCTCGAGGATGCGCCGACGGGATACAAGAATTTCCGCGATCAGCAGAACGAGTGGATCAAGGTCGTCCTCAAGCCGGGTGGGGTCGCATGACAACGCCGAACGAGCTGAGCGACAAGGCGTTGGCGGTCTTTGCTTTCGCCCTCTACCACCAGCTCAGCAGCGGGGAGGTGGTTTCGGCCGTCACTGTCGCAGACGGGGCAGGCCATCGCATCGACGACAAGGCGACGGCAGAACTGACCGGCCTCGGTCTGGCGCAGACGACGGATGAAAAATTGATCTTTACGCCCGCTGGCGCGTTGATGCTGTCCCAGCTGGTCGATCGCCTGCGCGGGCGCTGGTAACGCCAGTTCGGCACCGGTCTGAGCCCGTGAATCTACCAAAGCTGCCAGCGGCGCGCCTTGGGCCGGGCTGGTGCGTGCTTATTTAACCCATTGATCTAATTATATTTTTTGGAACAAAAGGGCTTGCATTCCGTTGTGATCTCGAAAGCGGCTGCGTGTCAGTCGCATGATTCACGAGGAGTATTGCAAATGAGCAGCGACAATCCCGGTGGTTCGCCAGGGGGTGTATCGTCCACTCCCATTCCCGCGCAGGCCGAGCGCGACCTGACCAAGGTTGCCGAAACGGCCCAGCACGACCTTGAAGCGATCAAGCGGCAAGCGGCTGACGATGTGCGCGAGCTGGGCAAGGAAGCCGGCGCCAAGGTCGGAGAGGTCAAGGAGAAGGCCAAATCCTTCGCCGTCGAGCAGAAGGATTTTGCCGCTGGCCAGATTGGCGGCATTGCCAGTGCAATCGGCAAGGTAGCCGATGAGCTGGACGGCTCGGACCAGCCGGTCGTGGGCCGCTATGCACGCGACCTCGCCTCGGGCCTCACCAATCTCGGCAAGACCATCGAAAATCGCGACGTCGACGATCTGATGGGCCTCGCCCAGGATTTCGGACGCAAGCAGCCCCTGGCCTTTCTGGGTGCAGCGGCATTGGCGGGGTTTGTCGCCAGCCGGTTTGCCCTGGCCTCGTCGCATCGTCTCGAGAGCAAGTCTTCGATGGTGAACTCGACCGGCGGCGCGCAAAACCGGGGCGGAATGGCGCCGGGCTCCACGAGCTATAGCGGCGGCAATCCGGGTCGGACCCAGCCAGGCTCTTCCTATGGCAGCGGCCAGACAGGCTCGTCCGGGACCGGCATGCAAGGCGGCTCTGGCATGGGTTCGGAGAGCTATCGCAGTGAAACGTCGCAGGCCACCCAGAACACCCAGACAGATCGCAAGGGAGGCTTGTGATGCCCGGCAATACTGAAAGCCGCCCGCTGGCAGAATTGTTGGGTGGGCTTGTGAGCGACCTCTCCACCCTTTTCCGTCAGGAAGTCCAACTCGCCAAGACTGAAGCCGGCGAGAAGGTCTCCCAGACCATGGGTGGGGTCTCTTCGATTGCGATCGGGGGCGTTCTGGCCCTCGGTGCGCTCGGGGTGTTCCTCAGCGCGGTGGTGTCGCTGGTCGCGGCCTTCTTCGTCAATCAGGGCATGGACCCGACCATGGCCAATGCGCTGGCGGCGATCATCGTTACCGTCATCGTCGGCATTATCGGTTGGACTTTCATTTCCAAGGGGTTGAACGCCCTCAAGGCGAGCAATCTCAATCTGAACAGGACGGCAGCCTCGCTTGGTCGAGACGCCGACATCGTCAAGGAGCGGCTGTGATGGCATATGACAGCGACAACAAGAGTTCGGCCGAACTGCAGCGCGAGATCGAAATGCAGCGCAGCCGGGTCGAGGACACGATCGACCAGATCCAGGACAAGCTTTCGCCCGGCCAGCTGGTGGATGAATTGCTGGCCTATACCAAGGGCGGCGGCGGCGAATTTGTCGCCAGCCTGCAGCGCAATGTGACGGCCAATCCGCTGCCGGTGGCGCTGCTTGGCGTCAGCATTGCCTGGCTGATGGCCAAGCCGGCCTCGGCCAGTGCGGATCTGTCCAGCACTGCCCGCTCGGACCGGCAATGGGACAACAGCATCAATCGCAATCGCGCCTATGGCGTCGATGACGACGATGATTTCGACGAATATGAAGATTACCCGGTGACCATCATCTCGGGTGACAGCCTGCAGCGCCTCGGCAGTGTGCGTGACGAGCGCGGCCGCAGCTTCAGCGAGTTCGCCGACGATAGCGGTCGCAAATTCAAGGCAAGAGCCGATGAAAGCGGGCGCCGCGCCGGGCACTTCATGGATGAGGCCGGAAATCGCTACAAGGGTTTCACCAATGCCGCAGGCGAGCAGGTGAAACACTTCCGCGACGAAGCCGGCAATATCCTCGACGAGGCTTCCGGCTGGGCTGCAGAAAACTGGCAGAAGGCGCGCGAAAAGCTCCACGACGCCCGTGACGCAATCAGCTCGGGTGCCGACATGGGCAAGGCCCGCGCTGCGCAGGCCGGCGACGCCATGATGAACCAGGTCGACAGCCTCAACCGGACCATCATGCACCAGTTCCGCGACCAGCCGCTGGTGGGTGGAGCACTGGCCTTCGCGCTGGGTGCTGCACTCGGCGCGACCCTGCCGCGAACCGAGCAGGAAGATGCGCTGATGGGCGAGGCGGCCGACGCGGTCAAGGGCAAGGTGGGCGAGACTGCCTCCGAGCTCTATGAACAAGGCCGCGACAAGGCTGCCGAACTTTATGCGAACGCCAGCGAGAAGACGGGCGAAATCTACCAGCAGGCCAAGGAAGGCCTGATCGGAGAGACCAATCCGGGCTCTGGCGACTCCAGCACCAATTGACCGGAAGGGGAGGCGAAAGCCTCCCCGCCTTTTCTTGCGGGGTAAATCATGGACCAGACCGACCTGCGCAATGCGGCGCAGTCCGGGCGCGGGCGCAGCGCCACCGCGCCAACCCAAATCCCTCCGGCCGGCTGGAGGGATATTTGCTGGCGCCTTTACAAGGCCATTGCCGAAGACCGGATCCTGCTGACGGCGGCGGGCGTGGCCTTTTACGTGCTGTTGGCCCTGGTGCCGACGCTGAATGCATTCGTTTCCATCTATGGTCTGTTCAACAATCCCGCGGACGCGGTGGATCATCTCGAGCTTCTCGCCGGCATCGTGCCGCCGGGGGCGCTGGGGGTCATTCGCGAGCAGCTGGTGCGCCTGACGGCGGAGAGCACCGAGCGGCTGGGCCTCACCCTGCTGGTGTCGCTGGCCATCGCCCTGTGGAGCGCGAGCGCCGGCATCAAGGCGATGTTCGACGCCATGAACATTGCCTATCACGAGGAGGAGAAGCGCTCCTTTCTCGTGTTCAACGGACTGGCGCTGCTGTTTACATTTGCGGGCGCGGTCGGGGCAGTGCTCGTTGCGGCCGTGGTGATCGTGATGCCGCTGATCGTCGCCTATCTGCCGGGCGGGGAGGGGCTGGCCTGGACGGTGCGGGTGGCGGCCTATGCGGCGATGCTGGCGCTGATGTCGCTGGCGTTGGCCTGCCTATATCGCTGGGGGCCGAGCCGGGCGAACGCCAAATGGCGCTGGGTGACGCCGGGGACGGTTCTGGCCGTGGTGGCGCTGGGCCTGACCTCGATCATCTTTTCCTGGTACGTGACCA encodes:
- a CDS encoding zinc-dependent alcohol dehydrogenase; this translates as MRALTWHGTNDVRVDTHPDPEIINPRDAIIKITSTAICGSDLHLYDGVIPGLKSGDILGHEFMGEVVETGTRSTLQKGQRVVVPFTISCGQCFHCRKQQFSACDNGNPVEKQDASEMLYGHPMGGAFGYTHLTGGYAGGQAEYVRVPFSDVGPIVIPDGMEDDEVLFLSDILPTGWMAAENAQIEPGDTVAVWGAGPVGLFAVQSAKLMGAEQIICIDHHPNRLALAQKFGAKIINFEETHVREALMEMTGGIGPDAVIDAVGMEAHGFSPDNVLDVIKQKIAPGADRGHALRQALLACRKGGRVSVPGVYGGMLDKWPLGAMMEKGLQIRSGQTHVQKYTADLLARIQEGEIDTTFLISHRLSLEDAPTGYKNFRDQQNEWIKVVLKPGGVA
- a CDS encoding ABC transporter permease, whose translation is MTQISAFFRDLRRHPGLFLAFSFLAILIVLAALADFLPLKPFAQNLVRALEAPSGTALFGTDELGRDILSRVIYGARTSLLTAGAAVLIAVAIGVPIGLIAGFFGGWRDAVLMRFVDVLLALPAILFAMAMIAVFGRSQMAAFIAVGITGVPSFARITRAQVLSLKKRDFVTAVEAFGGSSTYNMFRTILPNSWSPILVQVVVLCSVAILLEAALAFLGVGVPPPTPSWGEMLGTGKSYLYEAPYYAVLPGIVLTLTILSFDSLGRYLDNRLGGRSAVAGGAKLEGNTP
- a CDS encoding ABC transporter ATP-binding protein, encoding MTRTARAEAQPTAAPILSVRDLRVDFVGSGRAVPVVRGIDFDVYPNEVLCIVGESGSGKSVTSLAITGLLPPTARVSGHVRIGDTEIIGADPQTLRTMRGRDVGFIFQDPSTTLNPVLPVGRQITEGQIAHGLMPKHEANDRAVSLLREVDIADPEGRVGQYPHEFSGGMRQRAVIAMAMAGRPNLIIADEPTTALDVTVQAQVLSVLARRQAETGAAVILITHDLGVVAEVADRVAVMYGGRIVETGPVGELFSAPRHPYTRALLRSIPRVDGQSAKLEPIPGQPPTPSDLPSGCKFHPRCSLGNGRSICQSDDPALLEVTPTQHAACHFAREIGVEPAAPTLREPAIDVSEQAPLLVVDNLKVHFPIRKGILRRVVGHVRAVDGVSLSVRPGETVSLVGESGCGKTTTGRTIMGLIKASSGKIAFDGESIRDLGRGDMRRARRQMQYIFQDPYSSLNPVLQVSDIVAEPLRIHGLYDEFGGEKHIAELFDMVGLSRSMMTRLPSEFSGGQRQRIGIARALSLRPRLLILDEPVAALDVSIQAQVINLLQDLQRELGLAYLFIAHNLSVVRHISDRVAVMYLGKIVEESTRDELYDRPVHPYTQSLLSAAPVPDPAVRDSRRRIVLEGEIPNPAKPPSGCTFHPRCFRATATCVTEAPAFGRYEASKTMVACHHAGPLARNVPKAEEVLN
- a CDS encoding ABC transporter substrate-binding protein encodes the protein MKNRLFRPLRVLGAALLTATMPLAISVGLAPNTAIAQELKGGALKVAVLADMTNFDPQQFSTVNFFLIKNLYDSLVEYTPDGQAIPSLATEWTIAEDSTSVLVKLRDDVTFGASGNPFTSEDVAATLVKASDPARGKNVYATMAIVKDWETPDAHSVKINFNAPVPERQILDLLQFMIPIEAAGIDTVEDIPAGTGAYVLDNRAVGQSIVLKKNPNYWRAGEPTLDTLEFTIFSDDASASAALESGAADVVYGGTARSAVRLEAAGYQVLRGPGPLTQVFRINATREPFTNEKFRQAFSYLMDREGILKVGYAGLGEVVALPWAPASPAFDASYTEKLAFNIDQAKVLLGESGLTPEQQSDWKLLTYGTDQAAVTISQILQSTLSEAGINIELDIRQGSEYIDAQLAGDFQATFGAVGNIQKFPSRVATNSIYRVVNNPVLKDPHPFPEYVEAIKRVESTSGPADAVQAAYDNLNEVLVKAAFAIPTNTYDTGLIVASPNLDGFTLDMDNLLVARTLGFKE
- a CDS encoding DUF3618 domain-containing protein, whose protein sequence is MAYDSDNKSSAELQREIEMQRSRVEDTIDQIQDKLSPGQLVDELLAYTKGGGGEFVASLQRNVTANPLPVALLGVSIAWLMAKPASASADLSSTARSDRQWDNSINRNRAYGVDDDDDFDEYEDYPVTIISGDSLQRLGSVRDERGRSFSEFADDSGRKFKARADESGRRAGHFMDEAGNRYKGFTNAAGEQVKHFRDEAGNILDEASGWAAENWQKAREKLHDARDAISSGADMGKARAAQAGDAMMNQVDSLNRTIMHQFRDQPLVGGALAFALGAALGATLPRTEQEDALMGEAADAVKGKVGETASELYEQGRDKAAELYANASEKTGEIYQQAKEGLIGETNPGSGDSSTN
- a CDS encoding SRPBCC family protein, translating into MASQTSQDDAPKLAQRDDKDGALAIVGRSVTINRPRSALYAFWRDFSNLPQFMHAVEKVVVNGDRSTWTMKAPAGQHVTLETELVDMVENKILGWQSVEGSEIRTRGRVTFEDAPADRGTVVSAEIGYEPPGGDIGRLFAKIFQAEPNIQARHELKRFKMLMETGEIATGANHKDNDGEQ
- a CDS encoding phage holin family protein, whose translation is MPGNTESRPLAELLGGLVSDLSTLFRQEVQLAKTEAGEKVSQTMGGVSSIAIGGVLALGALGVFLSAVVSLVAAFFVNQGMDPTMANALAAIIVTVIVGIIGWTFISKGLNALKASNLNLNRTAASLGRDADIVKERL
- a CDS encoding ABC transporter permease, yielding MIGFVIRRLSQLLPVVLIASIGVWGMLYAVPGGPIGSLVGENATPQQIAAVTAQLGLDRPVLLQYFDWLVKALTGNFGMSIFGREPVLDLIGQRLPATLQLAGAATIVALSIGIPVAILSALRPGSWVDRVLSGWSAVALGVPTFWLGILMILLFAVQLRWLPSASAYVPIWVDPIGAIRNLAMPALTLGIYVSGILARFLRASLVSELNADYVRTARSKGLPEHTIVGVHIMRNALLPFITIVGLMVANFIGGAVVTEAVFTYPGLGRLLIQAISTRDYPLIQGCIIVILVLYILINLVVDVLYAYVDPRIDYS
- a CDS encoding YihY/virulence factor BrkB family protein, translating into MDQTDLRNAAQSGRGRSATAPTQIPPAGWRDICWRLYKAIAEDRILLTAAGVAFYVLLALVPTLNAFVSIYGLFNNPADAVDHLELLAGIVPPGALGVIREQLVRLTAESTERLGLTLLVSLAIALWSASAGIKAMFDAMNIAYHEEEKRSFLVFNGLALLFTFAGAVGAVLVAAVVIVMPLIVAYLPGGEGLAWTVRVAAYAAMLALMSLALACLYRWGPSRANAKWRWVTPGTVLAVVALGLTSIIFSWYVTNFTDDNATYGSLGAVIGLMTWLWISAILVIVGAELNSEIEHQTAHDTTSGPARGLGQRGAHMADSVGETWPKAATGVEAETVHRPRRRFPVKSLALALPFAALMRRGPGNGQGKSE